From a single Lates calcarifer isolate ASB-BC8 linkage group LG12, TLL_Latcal_v3, whole genome shotgun sequence genomic region:
- the ogna gene encoding LOW QUALITY PROTEIN: osteoglycin, paralog a (The sequence of the model RefSeq protein was modified relative to this genomic sequence to represent the inferred CDS: substituted 1 base at 1 genomic stop codon), protein MKALLFTCVLVPWLVAAAARRFDQDSQLILGSLPGTELDGYFSDNLKSRRARRALPPADEPDDTTVPDEANALDLPTCLLCVCLTGSVYCEEVSPDMTTVPTLPKETAYLYARFNKIKKISTKDFADIVTLKRIDLTGNLISEIEDGAFSKLTLLEELSLAENRLVKLPMLPPKLTSFNANNNLLKTRGVKANAFKKLTKLVNLFLANNQLEAVPHIPESVRILHLQNNTSQHHXSQQDTFCRSNDTYYLRMSLSEVRMDSNPVILSKHPDSFTCMKVLPVGRYR, encoded by the exons ATGAAGGCTCTCTTATTCACCTGTGTGCTGGTGCCGTGGCTGGTGGCAGCCGCGGCCAGGAGATTTGACCAGGACTCACAGCTGATACTGGGATCTCTACCTGGCACGGAGCTGGACGGATACTTCAGTGACAATTTAAAATCAAGGAGGGCTAGG AGGGCCCTGCCTCCTGCCGATGAACCTGATGACACCACAGTCCCAGACGAAGCAAATGCTTTAG ACCTTCCCACCTGCCTGCTGTGCGTCTGCCTGACTGGCTCAGTATACTGTGAGGAGGTCAGTCCAGACATGACCACAGTTCCCACGCTGCCTAAGGAAACAGCCTACCTGTACGCCCGCTTCAACAAGATCAAAAAGATCAGCACAAAAGACTTCGCTGACATTG TGACTCTGAAGAGGATTGACTTGACGGGGAACCTGATCTCGGAGATTGAAGATGGGGCCTTCTCTAAGCTAACCCTGCTGGAGGAATTGTCTCTGGCCGAGAACAGACTGGTCAAACTTCCTATGCTCCCCCCCAAACTCACATCCTTCAACGCCAACAACAACCTTCTCAAAACCAGGGGTGTCAAAGCTAATGCTTTCAAG AAACTGACCAAGCTGGTCAACCTGTTCCTGGCCAACAACCAGCTGGAGGCAGTTCCACACATCCCAGAGAGCGTTCGGATCTTACATCTACAG aacaacacatcacaacatcacTGAAGTCAACAAGATACCTTCTGCAGATCTAACGACACCTACTACCTACGAATGAGCCTCAGTGAGGTCCGTATGGACAGTAACCCCGTGATCTTGTCCAAGCACCCCGACAGTTTCACCTGTATGAAGGTACTGCCTGTCGGACGGTACCGTTGA